One region of Nitrospinaceae bacterium genomic DNA includes:
- the bioF gene encoding 8-amino-7-oxononanoate synthase — translation MNANRPYVFSNPLTHSFHQRLEKQVQHLKDENLFREVREFQNYRLNLSGNDYFQLRFHPQVLAGARQAAENFGSGSGASPLLSGFLPCHRKLLETLCEWKHKPCGMLFNTGFLANQAVLKHLPGKNDLVLADKLIHHSIAQALVQGQARFKRYHHLDLDHLRELLEKYKSEYETIFVVTESVFSMDGDHPDLDRLVELKHKVPFILVLDEAHGTGAYGPAGGGLAEEMNVLDEIDILVGTLGKALASAGAYVLAASQTVVDYLTNHAGEYIYSTFLSPAQVGAATSAIEILRQGTDKRQALRAMSRKFRCQLDESRWETNDFDSPIVPVVVGEADETLKLRDHLLKHGYLVGAVRPPTVPRGTSRLRVSLHSEVTESELNDLLTAMNQWKKN, via the coding sequence TTGAATGCCAACCGACCTTATGTGTTTTCAAATCCCTTGACCCACTCATTTCATCAGCGGTTAGAAAAACAGGTACAGCACCTAAAAGACGAGAATCTGTTCCGGGAGGTTCGTGAATTCCAAAATTACCGGCTCAACCTGTCGGGCAACGATTACTTCCAATTGCGTTTTCATCCGCAGGTTTTGGCGGGAGCGCGGCAAGCGGCGGAAAATTTCGGAAGCGGAAGCGGCGCTTCCCCTCTGCTGTCGGGATTCCTTCCCTGTCACCGGAAACTTCTTGAAACCCTGTGTGAGTGGAAGCACAAACCTTGCGGAATGTTGTTTAATACGGGGTTCCTCGCAAATCAGGCGGTGTTGAAACACCTGCCGGGAAAAAACGATCTGGTTCTTGCCGACAAGCTGATTCATCATTCCATCGCCCAGGCTCTCGTTCAGGGGCAAGCCCGGTTCAAACGCTACCATCACCTCGATCTGGATCACCTGCGGGAATTGCTGGAAAAATATAAAAGTGAATATGAAACCATTTTCGTGGTGACCGAAAGCGTGTTCAGCATGGATGGGGATCATCCGGACCTCGACCGTCTTGTGGAACTGAAACATAAAGTCCCTTTTATTCTGGTGCTGGACGAAGCACATGGTACAGGAGCTTACGGGCCGGCGGGCGGCGGCCTGGCCGAGGAAATGAATGTCCTGGATGAGATCGACATTCTGGTCGGGACGCTTGGAAAGGCGCTGGCCAGCGCAGGAGCTTATGTGCTGGCTGCATCGCAAACGGTTGTGGATTATCTGACCAATCATGCCGGCGAATACATTTATTCGACTTTTTTATCCCCTGCCCAGGTAGGAGCCGCAACTTCAGCAATTGAAATTCTCCGGCAGGGCACGGACAAGCGCCAGGCATTGAGGGCGATGTCCAGAAAGTTTCGTTGCCAGCTAGACGAATCAAGGTGGGAAACCAATGACTTTGACTCTCCGATCGTCCCTGTTGTGGTCGGCGAAGCGGACGAGACACTAAAACTTAGGGATCACCTGTTGAAACACGGCTATCTTGTGGGCGCCGTGCGTCCTCCCACGGTTCCGCGCGGGACCTCGCGGCTGCGGGTTTCACTGCATTCTGAAGTGACAGAGTCTGAATTAAACGATCTTCTTACGGCAATGAATCAATGGAAAAAAAATTGA
- the ilvE_2 gene encoding branched chain amino acid aminotransferase: protein MGERIVFLNGLFMAQSSATVSVLDRGFCYGDGLFETMRCYGNRVFCLDEHLERLYQSLDLIYLDVPMTREEMRSALYETIKRNQVPDSMVRLTISRGEQSTGFHIDPETSPTFVIVVRELEPLPAEWYEKGIDISLFPETANRIGGLARQIKSCNFLTYIIVREMAHSKKSVEGILLDDNNRVTEGTTSNVFMVKDGVLKTPDLNPHILPGITRQVVLKVAEKNGIPVSLNTIHAEDIYHADEVFVTNSRIEVMPVRNADGKTIGSGRPGEVTRLLHAEFLKSVEGFFQKC, encoded by the coding sequence ATGGGGGAGAGGATTGTTTTTCTCAACGGGCTTTTTATGGCTCAGTCTTCAGCCACCGTGTCGGTTCTGGACCGGGGGTTTTGTTATGGAGACGGCTTGTTTGAAACCATGCGTTGCTACGGCAATCGGGTTTTTTGCCTTGATGAACACCTGGAAAGGCTTTATCAGTCGCTGGATCTCATTTATCTTGACGTTCCCATGACGCGCGAGGAAATGCGGTCGGCCCTTTATGAAACCATAAAGAGAAACCAGGTTCCCGACAGCATGGTGCGTTTGACAATTTCCAGAGGGGAGCAAAGTACCGGTTTTCATATCGATCCCGAGACTTCTCCCACTTTTGTTATCGTTGTGAGAGAACTGGAACCTTTGCCTGCTGAATGGTATGAGAAAGGAATCGATATTTCCTTGTTCCCGGAAACAGCGAATAGAATCGGCGGCCTGGCGCGGCAAATCAAGTCCTGCAATTTTCTGACTTATATCATCGTGCGCGAAATGGCGCATAGCAAAAAATCGGTGGAAGGAATATTGCTCGACGATAACAACCGGGTCACCGAAGGAACCACCAGCAATGTTTTTATGGTCAAAGACGGTGTCTTAAAAACACCGGATTTGAATCCGCATATATTGCCGGGGATCACCCGGCAGGTGGTATTGAAGGTTGCGGAAAAGAATGGAATCCCTGTTTCCCTCAATACGATCCACGCCGAAGATATCTATCACGCAGATGAGGTATTCGTCACCAATTCCCGGATTGAAGTCATGCCTGTACGGAATGCCGATGGCAAAACGATCGGGTCGGGTCGGCCCGGCGAGGTGACCCGGCTCCTGCATGCGGAGTTTTTAAAAAGCGTTGAAGGGTTCTTTCAAAAATGCTAA
- the pabB gene encoding para-aminobenzoate synthase, giving the protein MHIEPSRTEYSELIRNSKRVPVCGQKCVPNLSPSLLYRELFKDRDDSFLLESGKGPEATARYSLLGASNGRSIKIQGEEARLQDRGLSLDSQRDPMEVLDDLNFDDEIQQADHLPHFWGGWVGVIGYELAGLFENLPTRKSGEREIPDLYMVQVDRLLVYDHKKETLKVIVSRESGGGLKDYDAMVNDIQTSWTRIENVLDHMEATPEQVNEQAMTFHGNNANALNGLQSDMTRGEYLESVEKAKKYIEEGDIYQANLSQRFATAYKGDPFDLFLHLRSLNPSPFSGFLKFKDFSIVSSSPERLVKVNNFNVETRPIAGTRPRSDDPVKDQSLSTELLLNEKERAEHLMLVDLERNDLGRICKTGSVHVSDLMFLEQYSHVSHIVSNIRGELLPQVSVKDILRAVFPGGTITGCPKVRCMEIINELEPRSRGLYCGSFGYIGFSRTLDLNIIIRSIVLKNGQACFHVGAGIVSDSSPEREYVETLDKAAAMVQVLSGRINGGR; this is encoded by the coding sequence ATGCATATCGAACCCAGTCGAACTGAATACTCCGAATTGATTCGCAATTCCAAGCGCGTCCCTGTTTGCGGCCAAAAGTGCGTTCCCAACCTGTCGCCTTCCCTGCTCTACAGGGAATTATTTAAAGACCGCGATGATTCGTTTCTGCTGGAAAGCGGCAAAGGGCCCGAGGCCACCGCCCGGTATTCCCTTCTTGGTGCATCCAATGGCCGCTCGATAAAAATTCAGGGAGAAGAAGCCCGCCTGCAAGACCGAGGTCTTTCCCTTGACAGCCAACGGGACCCCATGGAAGTTCTCGATGATTTGAATTTCGATGATGAGATTCAGCAGGCAGACCACCTGCCGCATTTTTGGGGAGGCTGGGTGGGGGTCATCGGCTATGAACTGGCGGGACTGTTTGAAAATCTACCCACCCGTAAATCCGGCGAACGTGAAATTCCCGACCTCTACATGGTTCAGGTAGACCGTCTGCTCGTCTACGATCATAAAAAGGAGACGCTGAAGGTCATTGTTTCGCGCGAATCCGGCGGCGGATTGAAAGATTACGATGCCATGGTGAATGACATTCAAACATCCTGGACCCGGATAGAAAACGTTCTCGACCACATGGAAGCAACTCCCGAACAAGTTAATGAGCAGGCGATGACCTTCCATGGAAATAACGCGAATGCTTTGAACGGGCTGCAATCCGACATGACGCGCGGAGAATATTTGGAATCCGTTGAGAAGGCAAAAAAGTACATTGAAGAAGGCGATATCTATCAGGCCAACCTGTCGCAACGGTTTGCCACCGCCTATAAAGGCGATCCCTTTGATTTGTTTCTCCATCTCCGGTCGTTGAACCCCTCCCCTTTCTCGGGGTTTTTAAAATTTAAGGACTTTTCTATCGTCAGTTCTTCCCCCGAACGGCTGGTCAAAGTGAATAACTTCAACGTGGAAACCCGGCCCATCGCCGGAACGCGCCCGCGAAGCGATGACCCGGTGAAGGACCAGTCGCTGTCCACGGAGTTATTGCTCAACGAGAAAGAACGTGCCGAACATTTGATGCTGGTCGATCTGGAGCGCAATGACCTGGGCAGAATCTGCAAAACCGGAAGCGTACACGTATCCGATTTGATGTTCCTGGAACAATATTCCCACGTGAGCCACATCGTGTCCAACATCAGAGGGGAATTGCTTCCACAAGTCTCCGTTAAAGACATTCTGCGGGCGGTATTCCCCGGTGGAACCATTACGGGATGCCCGAAAGTCCGCTGTATGGAAATCATCAACGAACTTGAACCCAGAAGCCGCGGTCTCTATTGCGGTTCATTTGGTTATATCGGGTTTTCCCGGACGCTGGATTTGAATATCATCATCCGCTCTATAGTTTTGAAAAACGGTCAGGCCTGTTTCCATGTCGGCGCTGGAATTGTATCGGACTCGTCCCCGGAGAGAGAATACGTGGAGACTCTCGACAAAGCCGCGGCGATGGTTCAGGTGCTTTCTGGGCGAATCAACGGAGGCCGGTGA
- a CDS encoding ABC transporter permease, whose amino-acid sequence MLIWDLIKMALRSLVANKLRTFLTTLGIIIGVASVISMIAIGEGAKQQTLSTISKFGTNIITVKPGRKKTRHVSSDKVVTLTLEDANAIETSVPLITGVAAQVYRPAQLKFANKNTNTTVRGTGKEYRRLANFEIDRGRYFNADEIRTSRQIAVLGTTVVKNLFENVDPVGQTLKVDGKNYLVIGIMEEKGALSWYDPDDQIFIPVTTAQKRLFGMDYVQSIDVQAANIEDLEIIKSDIDRLLRLRHNMREGEESDFHVQNSSQWLNSWGDAAKTFTYLLGGIAAISLMVGGIGIMNIMLVSVTERTREIGIRKAIGAKKREIMEQFLIESVLMSFLGGGIGILIGLMISKFVSKLGGWETVVSPGSILLAFGFSVGIGVFFGYYPANKAANLNPIEALRYE is encoded by the coding sequence ATGTTGATCTGGGACCTGATAAAAATGGCCTTGCGCAGTCTGGTGGCTAACAAACTGCGCACCTTCCTGACGACGCTGGGAATCATCATTGGCGTGGCTTCCGTGATCTCCATGATCGCTATCGGCGAAGGGGCCAAACAGCAGACCCTGAGCACTATTTCCAAGTTCGGGACCAATATCATCACCGTCAAGCCGGGCCGCAAAAAAACCCGGCATGTTTCCAGCGACAAGGTGGTGACCCTGACACTGGAAGATGCGAACGCCATTGAGACCAGTGTGCCTCTGATAACCGGAGTCGCGGCCCAGGTGTACCGGCCGGCGCAGTTGAAGTTTGCCAATAAAAACACCAACACCACGGTTCGCGGCACTGGAAAAGAATACCGCCGGCTGGCCAATTTCGAAATTGACCGGGGCCGGTATTTCAACGCCGACGAAATCAGAACTTCCCGGCAGATAGCCGTTCTGGGAACCACAGTGGTCAAAAATCTGTTCGAAAATGTGGACCCTGTCGGGCAAACCTTAAAGGTCGATGGCAAAAACTACCTGGTCATTGGAATCATGGAAGAAAAGGGAGCACTGAGCTGGTACGATCCCGACGATCAGATTTTCATCCCGGTGACCACGGCGCAGAAGCGGTTGTTCGGGATGGATTATGTGCAATCCATCGACGTTCAGGCGGCGAATATCGAGGATCTGGAAATCATCAAGTCCGACATCGACCGCCTGTTACGCTTGCGGCACAACATGCGGGAGGGGGAGGAAAGCGATTTCCACGTGCAGAACTCATCGCAATGGCTGAACAGCTGGGGCGACGCCGCGAAAACCTTCACTTACCTGTTGGGTGGCATCGCGGCAATCTCGCTGATGGTAGGGGGCATCGGCATCATGAACATCATGCTGGTCTCAGTGACTGAACGCACGCGGGAAATAGGGATTCGCAAAGCCATCGGCGCAAAAAAGCGCGAGATCATGGAACAATTTTTGATCGAATCGGTGCTGATGAGTTTTCTGGGCGGCGGCATCGGCATCCTGATCGGATTGATGATTTCCAAATTCGTTTCCAAATTGGGTGGATGGGAAACGGTGGTGTCTCCTGGGTCTATTCTGTTGGCGTTCGGGTTTTCAGTCGGCATCGGCGTTTTCTTCGGTTACTACCCAGCCAATAAAGCCGCCAATCTCAATCCGATCGAAGCCTTGCGGTATGAGTAA
- a CDS encoding translocation/assembly module TamB, translated as MSSVLKKIALTVCLVLALLAFAVFSAHELLQTDFGRQKLVRLIEDASSSQGRQLDIESLEGDIFSSMALTGIMVSDSQGPWLKVDRLEYRWNPWGLWQGKLWISEFTLKTVDLLRKPQVQEPEARSNEKSQSPAILPASVVVNHLGAETIRVGEDVLGQEFQFSVNSRMAYMGLSKGLSLNLTLQRTDEIPGKVNLEVSFMPLVKGLVVDLKAEEPPGGILVRAFKVPELPEMSATIKGDGTLDDWKGQFDFHAGPSLGAGGEAAFQTIASEQYALDLTMNARLAPFLPPEIKDAWKDSVDFETRVISEAFQKIKIERLSVSHPAVRLDAGGDVSIDGGEMAWHYTLVAGKDKLFATLAPGFHWKSLKVSGTAEGLTTHPNIDLTLDAEGVKGKDFSASLTNARFQIAPDRPVDQSGMLLAIKGEGVIVEPGLADSALQEIIPRKVTWGIQGNLDLDQRQFNFERLQSSSQIAKVNMKGLLTEWGQQAQVKGNITLPDLSQFSQIAKTKLAGNLKLDLDVESQKSGKAVQANFASLIEKMESGFPEVQALIGDQLAIGGRVSLNPQGVITVQTLDFKGQAVSGELKASLTQEQKVDADWSVVFPSLAALSATVNKNLSGQLHVQGNARGVLPSPTVTAKIEGKNLTVDGASVEKGQIDLTVDNLQASPSGTLAVHAKVDGLEAATSTQFALKPDDRLALKNIKVAGLGTEIIGDLLVNLKSLSAVGTLNGRILDYAAINNLAEQEISGNTTFKVDLSADNEQTVKFLTTVDDFNLKGESPVAIKYVALSGKVTHALKEPVIESQLQISGVTHQAATVEKMVLTVEGSVNKVDFKLTADAAPTEGPNGNVKASGRLNLEGPAQELQLTTMAGNVGQFPFQMTEPALLKVAGQNIELNKLALNIKDGSVSSSFKKNASGIFGDFTVEHFPLDMVNQLVPGFGVKGNFHGKAVLDGNFENPKGQLKFSVADLTVDQASTKGLPPATVNLQGDWKAGQSKINIVLNQPSVGELKVNGEIPLRMAKDPIGFIVPDKASIKANAEGQVGLDILNDILVASGSQVGGKVDLAVKVDGTVDDPQVAGTVKYQDGSYENLKLGTSLTAIEVLTTFDRNQVKLEKLIARTPKEGLISGSGTVKRSGEKDFIADLKLSTKSAQLVAIDTVTAQVTSDLHLTGPVNAASVIGEVKIDRADIYVPNHMPASVVVLEVEETNGQETEGTIRIESETGKKEAPKMDLGLNVKIKAPDQVFVRGRGLDVELIGDLLVTGSIAKPKVDGFLKLRRGGLELLSRKVKFKQGVVGFDGVPEREPVLNFQAEVPSKNMTILVAVLGSVSNPRFQLSADPEMPQDEILSNFLFDKSAGSITPIEAVQLANSAAKLAGLGGQGPGLMDTVRGSLGLDTLKFSEGDSGPGVEAGRYVAEGVYLGVKQGLGEDSSGAVLEYEVTPNITVESDIGADANSRVGVSMEWDY; from the coding sequence ATGTCATCAGTTTTAAAGAAAATAGCATTGACGGTCTGCCTTGTTTTGGCTCTTTTAGCATTCGCAGTGTTTAGCGCTCATGAATTGTTGCAAACGGACTTTGGCAGGCAAAAATTAGTGCGTCTGATAGAGGACGCATCTTCCTCCCAAGGTCGACAATTAGACATTGAGTCTCTGGAAGGCGATATTTTTTCTTCAATGGCGCTCACGGGCATCATGGTTTCAGATTCACAGGGGCCCTGGCTGAAGGTGGATCGATTGGAGTACCGCTGGAATCCGTGGGGTTTGTGGCAAGGAAAACTCTGGATCTCGGAGTTCACCCTGAAAACCGTCGATCTTTTGCGGAAGCCCCAAGTGCAGGAACCGGAAGCACGCTCTAATGAGAAAAGTCAATCACCGGCAATTTTACCGGCATCGGTCGTCGTCAACCATCTGGGAGCGGAAACGATTCGCGTCGGCGAGGATGTTTTGGGGCAGGAGTTTCAGTTTTCAGTGAACAGCCGCATGGCTTATATGGGGCTGTCAAAAGGCTTATCGTTGAATCTCACCCTGCAGCGGACCGACGAAATTCCCGGCAAAGTGAATTTGGAAGTTTCATTCATGCCGTTGGTTAAGGGGCTGGTGGTGGATCTCAAAGCCGAGGAACCCCCCGGAGGAATTCTAGTGCGCGCCTTTAAGGTTCCAGAATTGCCGGAGATGTCCGCCACCATTAAAGGGGACGGTACGCTGGATGACTGGAAAGGACAATTCGATTTTCATGCCGGTCCTTCCCTCGGCGCCGGGGGAGAAGCGGCGTTTCAAACGATTGCCAGTGAGCAATACGCCCTCGATCTCACGATGAATGCCAGGCTCGCGCCCTTTCTGCCTCCAGAAATTAAAGACGCCTGGAAGGATTCCGTAGATTTTGAAACCCGCGTGATTTCGGAAGCGTTTCAAAAAATTAAAATTGAACGACTGAGCGTATCGCATCCTGCCGTCCGGTTGGACGCGGGGGGGGATGTGAGTATAGACGGCGGTGAAATGGCATGGCATTACACCCTGGTTGCCGGAAAAGATAAATTGTTTGCCACCCTGGCTCCTGGTTTTCACTGGAAGTCATTAAAGGTTTCCGGAACGGCGGAGGGGTTGACCACTCATCCGAATATTGATTTGACGCTAGATGCGGAAGGCGTGAAAGGCAAGGATTTTTCCGCTTCTCTGACCAATGCCCGGTTTCAAATCGCGCCCGACCGGCCGGTGGACCAGAGTGGGATGTTATTGGCTATTAAAGGTGAGGGGGTAATCGTTGAACCGGGCCTGGCCGACTCGGCGTTGCAGGAAATCATTCCCAGAAAGGTAACCTGGGGAATTCAGGGAAATCTTGACTTGGATCAAAGGCAATTCAATTTCGAACGATTGCAATCCTCAAGTCAAATCGCCAAGGTGAATATGAAGGGCTTGTTGACAGAGTGGGGACAACAAGCGCAGGTAAAGGGAAATATCACCCTGCCCGATTTATCGCAATTCTCACAAATTGCCAAAACGAAATTAGCCGGCAATTTAAAACTGGACCTGGATGTTGAATCCCAAAAATCCGGAAAAGCGGTTCAGGCTAATTTCGCGTCGCTGATCGAAAAAATGGAGTCCGGTTTTCCTGAAGTCCAGGCCCTGATAGGAGATCAGCTTGCCATCGGAGGCAGGGTCAGTTTGAATCCACAAGGTGTGATAACGGTCCAGACATTGGACTTTAAAGGCCAAGCCGTTTCCGGCGAGCTCAAGGCCTCCTTGACACAGGAGCAAAAAGTCGATGCCGACTGGTCCGTCGTTTTCCCCAGTCTCGCCGCATTGTCCGCAACAGTGAATAAAAACCTTTCCGGTCAGTTGCATGTCCAGGGAAATGCCAGGGGCGTTCTCCCCTCTCCCACCGTCACGGCGAAGATTGAAGGCAAGAATCTGACGGTCGATGGGGCGTCCGTAGAAAAAGGACAAATCGATCTGACCGTGGATAATTTACAGGCATCGCCATCGGGGACATTGGCAGTTCATGCGAAAGTGGATGGATTGGAGGCCGCCACTTCCACCCAGTTTGCTCTCAAACCGGACGATCGCCTGGCGCTCAAGAACATCAAGGTCGCAGGGCTGGGGACAGAAATCATTGGAGACCTGTTGGTGAATCTAAAGTCCCTTTCGGCAGTTGGAACCTTGAATGGCCGGATACTTGATTATGCGGCGATCAATAATCTCGCTGAGCAGGAAATTTCCGGCAATACGACCTTCAAAGTGGACTTGTCCGCTGACAATGAACAAACGGTGAAGTTTTTAACGACCGTGGATGATTTCAACCTGAAGGGAGAGTCACCGGTCGCAATCAAGTACGTTGCTTTGTCCGGAAAAGTGACACACGCCTTGAAGGAACCGGTGATCGAAAGTCAGTTACAGATTTCGGGAGTGACACACCAGGCGGCAACAGTGGAGAAAATGGTTTTGACGGTGGAAGGGTCGGTGAACAAAGTGGACTTCAAACTGACAGCGGACGCGGCTCCGACCGAGGGACCGAATGGGAACGTGAAAGCTTCGGGCCGTTTGAATTTGGAAGGCCCCGCTCAGGAATTGCAGTTAACCACAATGGCCGGAAATGTGGGTCAATTTCCTTTTCAAATGACCGAACCCGCCCTTCTTAAAGTGGCCGGGCAAAACATCGAATTGAACAAACTTGCCTTGAATATTAAGGATGGCAGTGTGTCCTCCAGCTTTAAAAAGAATGCCAGCGGAATCTTTGGCGATTTTACCGTGGAGCATTTTCCTCTGGATATGGTGAATCAATTGGTTCCCGGTTTTGGTGTTAAAGGAAATTTCCATGGAAAAGCCGTTCTCGATGGCAACTTTGAAAATCCCAAAGGACAATTGAAATTTTCCGTTGCCGATTTAACCGTTGATCAGGCCTCGACAAAAGGACTGCCGCCGGCCACCGTTAATTTGCAGGGCGATTGGAAGGCGGGTCAATCAAAAATTAATATTGTTTTGAATCAACCTTCCGTAGGGGAATTGAAAGTAAACGGGGAGATTCCATTGCGGATGGCAAAAGACCCTATAGGGTTCATCGTGCCTGACAAGGCATCGATAAAAGCCAACGCGGAAGGTCAGGTGGGGCTGGATATTTTAAACGATATTCTAGTGGCGAGCGGTAGTCAGGTTGGAGGCAAGGTGGACCTTGCGGTTAAGGTCGATGGAACCGTGGATGATCCGCAAGTCGCCGGAACCGTCAAGTATCAGGATGGAAGCTATGAAAACCTGAAACTGGGAACGTCCCTCACTGCCATTGAAGTGCTCACCACTTTCGATAGGAATCAAGTCAAACTGGAAAAATTGATCGCCCGCACCCCTAAAGAAGGCCTCATCTCGGGAAGTGGAACGGTGAAAAGATCGGGGGAAAAAGATTTTATTGCCGATTTGAAGCTGAGCACGAAATCCGCTCAGCTGGTGGCCATCGATACGGTGACGGCCCAGGTGACAAGCGACCTGCATTTAACGGGTCCAGTGAATGCCGCGTCCGTGATCGGTGAAGTCAAAATTGATCGTGCGGATATTTACGTTCCTAACCACATGCCGGCAAGTGTAGTGGTATTGGAAGTCGAGGAAACGAATGGACAGGAGACCGAAGGAACAATTCGAATCGAAAGCGAAACCGGCAAGAAAGAGGCACCGAAAATGGACCTGGGGTTGAATGTGAAAATCAAGGCCCCCGATCAGGTTTTTGTGCGGGGCCGAGGGCTGGATGTGGAACTCATAGGTGATTTGCTGGTTACCGGGTCAATTGCCAAACCCAAGGTGGATGGCTTTTTAAAGCTCCGCCGGGGGGGGCTGGAACTGCTGAGCCGCAAAGTTAAATTCAAGCAAGGTGTCGTCGGATTCGACGGAGTGCCCGAGCGCGAGCCGGTCCTCAACTTCCAGGCCGAAGTCCCTTCAAAAAACATGACCATACTGGTCGCAGTGCTGGGGTCCGTTTCCAATCCCAGGTTTCAACTGAGCGCCGATCCCGAAATGCCGCAGGACGAAATCCTGTCCAATTTTTTATTCGATAAAAGCGCCGGTTCCATCACTCCGATAGAAGCGGTGCAGTTGGCCAATTCCGCCGCCAAACTCGCCGGGCTGGGCGGCCAGGGTCCGGGATTGATGGATACAGTGCGCGGGTCGCTGGGTTTGGACACCTTAAAATTTTCAGAAGGCGATTCCGGGCCAGGCGTCGAGGCTGGGCGGTACGTCGCCGAAGGGGTTTATTTAGGCGTGAAGCAGGGGTTGGGAGAGGATTCCAGCGGCGCGGTTCTTGAGTATGAGGTCACCCCCAATATCACGGTGGAGAGCGATATCGGGGCGGATGCCAATTCCCGCGTGGGTGTTTCCATGGAATGGGATTATTAA
- a CDS encoding ABC transporter ATP-binding protein yields MIEVIDLCKTYQLGNVEVPALVDASFRFDQGEFIAIMGPSGSGKSTLMNLLGCLDLPTSGIYRLDGYDIQDMTPNQLAEIRNRRIGFVFQSFNLLPRASSLENIELPLLYGRVPNSSKIAMDALTRVGLAPRAGHKPAELSGGERQRVAIARAIVNNPSIILADEPTGNLDSKTGEEIMNIFTRLNQEGVMVILVTHEQEVARYARHVINMRDGKILNPQMKTETIF; encoded by the coding sequence GTGATTGAAGTTATAGATCTATGCAAAACCTATCAACTGGGCAATGTGGAAGTCCCGGCTCTTGTGGATGCCAGCTTCCGCTTTGACCAGGGCGAATTCATCGCCATCATGGGTCCGTCCGGGAGCGGGAAGTCCACCCTGATGAACCTGCTTGGATGTCTCGACCTGCCGACATCCGGCATTTACCGCCTGGATGGTTATGACATTCAGGACATGACGCCCAACCAGCTTGCGGAAATAAGAAATCGTCGTATCGGGTTCGTGTTCCAGAGTTTCAACCTTCTGCCGCGCGCGTCGTCCCTGGAAAACATCGAACTGCCCCTGCTTTACGGCAGAGTCCCCAATTCATCTAAAATAGCGATGGATGCTTTGACCCGCGTGGGTCTGGCTCCGCGCGCCGGGCACAAGCCTGCGGAACTGTCCGGTGGAGAAAGACAGCGGGTGGCCATCGCACGCGCCATCGTGAATAACCCGTCCATCATCCTTGCGGATGAGCCCACCGGAAATCTCGATTCCAAAACCGGTGAGGAAATCATGAACATCTTTACCCGGCTGAACCAGGAAGGAGTGATGGTCATTCTGGTCACGCACGAACAGGAAGTCGCCCGATACGCCCGCCACGTGATCAATATGCGGGATGGAAAAATATTGAACCCGCAAATGAAAACGGAGACGATTTTCTGA
- the bioC gene encoding malonyl-[acyl-carrier protein] O-methyltransferase, producing MKTSVMDIEILKSAPDIEDNIVKSFSKYAKSYDRHAQLQKSMAERLAAMLPGQLPDCVTEIGCGTGVFTRHLLEHPVKELVLNDISPTMIEVLKERMTLPENTKWILGNAERAELLPTDLMVANAVFQWFTNPQETLKHLVEHMNAGGTLIFSTFGPATLKEFRETASMQSPSTLCSQHQWQTMIEQAGLKVKESHIETRKSFFPDTRALIRNLQQIGAAPHRLLKPGGLRKLIRDYDKDYFVEQGVYVTWELLYFSAHR from the coding sequence ATGAAAACCTCGGTCATGGATATAGAAATTTTGAAAAGCGCCCCGGATATTGAAGATAATATCGTTAAGAGTTTTTCAAAATACGCCAAAAGCTATGACCGCCACGCGCAATTGCAAAAATCAATGGCCGAACGGCTGGCTGCCATGCTTCCCGGACAACTCCCCGATTGTGTGACCGAAATAGGCTGTGGAACAGGCGTGTTCACCCGCCATCTGCTGGAGCATCCCGTCAAGGAATTGGTTCTCAACGATATTTCCCCGACGATGATAGAGGTTCTTAAAGAACGAATGACTCTCCCTGAAAACACAAAATGGATTCTTGGCAATGCCGAGCGTGCCGAATTGCTTCCGACGGATTTGATGGTCGCCAACGCTGTCTTCCAGTGGTTTACCAACCCGCAAGAGACTTTAAAACATCTGGTCGAACACATGAATGCCGGTGGGACTCTGATTTTCAGCACGTTTGGTCCTGCCACCTTAAAAGAATTCCGGGAAACTGCTTCCATGCAAAGCCCAAGCACGCTTTGTTCCCAGCATCAATGGCAAACCATGATCGAACAGGCCGGCTTGAAGGTGAAAGAATCTCACATTGAAACCAGAAAAAGTTTCTTTCCCGATACGCGGGCTTTGATCCGCAACCTGCAACAGATTGGCGCCGCACCGCATCGACTGCTGAAACCCGGAGGGTTGCGAAAATTGATCCGGGATTACGATAAAGATTATTTTGTGGAACAAGGAGTGTATGTCACCTGGGAATTGCTGTACTTTTCAGCGCACCGCTGA